The genomic interval ATGCCCATGGTCCGATCAAATGAAGTATAAGcagaagaacatacatacatggatCGACCagaggggttagtgcgagttttacttgATCAAATTGCCATCTTGATCACGTTACCGTCACTGTACGTTtaatcgagtaaaactcgcacttaCGCCTCAGAAGTAGACGTATTTGGTGATCCGACCACGGCAataaacagacaaaaataagCTTCGAGAATGAAGAAGCTAGTTGTAACTGCTATCAAAGAAATTTCCGTCTCTTTCGatctaattaaaatgttcCGCTGCTGCtggcttattaattttaaaaaaaagaacataattaaatcgatacttacttttattacacattttatacacatttattaaataaaaataaaagagtaaTGCATACACCAATTGTTCTTTCCTTTAGTCAAACTAAACTCAAAACATTACTACACACCACTGAAAATGTAACCACGATCGAATTTTGTCTGATGATCCGATCCGTGATCCTTAAGACGAACCCCGATTACAGTTAAAGCAGAGAACATGACTCCATGACTTTATGACGcctttcaacacaaaaaaagcaaaaatctaaatttgtatttagaaTTAGTTTCTTTATGATCATAGCTATTATTTTGGAATCTAACTTACACTTTCGCCAGAAAGAACTGGAGACAGTCATTTCAGAATAAGATTTACAGAACACCGAAACATTCATTCCAATTATTAAGATGTTAAAATCTATAATATCATGCTTCAATCCTTGATCAATCAAAGATAAAAACATTGAAAGCGGAACAGAcatggaaaataaaaagaagatttGAAGTAatcataaatctttatttctatttttagagCTATTaagtttctataaaaaatacattctcCTCTACTAAGCAGTCCCCGAGCTTGATTCTTTACATAATATTGCTTCAGATGAAACGTCAAAgcgtatatttttctttttagttgaatttttctgaaaaatatgGAACAGTCAGATCATCCCTAGACATGAAAGGGTCACAGATTTGATACTTCCAGGAAATGACGTGGCACATTAACACTGGAAAATGTGAGTGTGTTTGTAtgtccgtctttcacgtcaaaactaACGAACCAATCtctatgaatttttttatatataggtatagtgTGGAGGAGAAGGATAAAAAGAACTTGATAGCCAgtgtacaaataaaacatatttagtCTTGCCGATCGCAGCAAGATAATCCAAATCTATTTGAAGCAATAAGGCATTGATCACTTCAAAGTAAATGTAAGGCCAATGcagagattttaatttttagtcgATTGTCCCTATGTTAAAACAGCCACATAATTTTCTAGAAAATCATCTGTTTGTCTACGGATCATCCACATTTTTTCAGGAATTTCTCCTGTGGTGAGTTTATTACCTTATCTTTAGCTCTCGGGTCTGTGTTCTTGGACCGTTCTTTCTCGAGTTCCGTGTGTAGTGTGGCGAGCTCTGCCGTGAGCTCTGATTGTACCGCCCTCAGACGTTCCACCTCCACTAACACTTCTGCTTTATCTTTCactgaaaaaatttaaatacacacttaatacattttttcgtTATTTGGAGGCTTTATTCAGTTGCTGTAATTATGCCAACCTCATATATCCTTCAAATTGAAGACTCTCAAAAATCACTCTATGCGACGTTACATCACTAagggaaaaaataatttgtcctCTGTGGCTCACTCAATGTAATGTCGGATGActtgaaaaattttatcaattaaaaaaaaacaatgtgcTTTCATTCACCTGGGTCCTCCTACAATCTGAGAATGGCTAAATGAAGTGATTTCTCAAAGCGATTGGGGATTAATTGCTGCGATTTTACAGGGAAACTTATCCTTCTTCTAATTATGGTTCGACAAAAGTTGCCTTTTTACAAGTTTTCTTGCTATGATTTCCATTGTTCATAATTTACACTAAGAAAACTATAACAGGTACCTACATGGCAAAAACGGGACTCATATGTACACCTTAGAACGTGGATTACctttaattttcagaaaaataaagtacaaataagaaacacaaacaaaaaaaaacatactttcgCCCTGTCCAAGGATATTGCACAGTTTCCTGTTCCTAGACCTGACTGTATTAAGTTCCTTTTTCAAACTGTCGACCTCCTGCTTCAAAGCTGAAATTTCTTTGTCCTTCTTCTCCAGTGCGTCAGCAAACTGTACCCTAGTAATAACTTCGTCGGGCACCGCTAGTCGAGTTCGGATCCTATCATAAACTTTGTCCTTTATCAACTCTGTCTTGGCATCATCAGTCACCCTTTTAAAGAACTCAGTATCTTTGTCAGGGGATTTGGATTTAGGATCTTCATCTGGATCTTCCTCATGATTTACTGTAAATAGAATTTGAGTGAGTCAATAGTTAAGGTTTATACCATATTATAACAGGATCGCCATGTAAGGTTGGAGCTTAGGGAGAGTAATTGAATATGGCAAATGATGAGAgtaatactaatatttatttaatatagtgCGCTTATATAAAGGTTAGGTACATGTTCTCCTCTACATTATcagttttattacaataaggAATATTTGGCTTGGCTCATCTATAAACAGGTTAACTGAGTACTTGGGCATTGTGTTGAAGATTGGCACCCTAAACcttaattcctttttttagggTACCAAAAttaacacatttatttaaactttattgcaaaaagtacaaatggcggacttaatgctggaagTATTATCTATCAGTCAACAATTCGGTCCGACAGAGAACCTTATGTgggttcaaattaaataaatatatttatacctacacaaaatataaaataaaataattataatatacatacataaaactacaatagataaacaatatacataaataaataggtgcagctattaccgaaatgagtgaaaagggTTATAGGTATCAAATACCCTCACAAACCCATGATTTGAAACTAGAATGACTTGGGGATGTCCTGATGGACTAGGGAAGTGAATTCCAGAGCCTAACAGCCATAACGGCAAAAGAATTGAAGGCAATACCTGTAAGGTGAAAAGGGATAGCAAGAGTTAACATATTTGAAGAACGTAGGATTATTTCGTGAGTAGAACTTAATATTtgaagtcttttttaagatagtcTGGGGCAAGCTGATTATTGAGAATGGTATAGAGCTGacataaaatgtgaagatttCTACGGTTAtgcatgggattcttctttttcccaagtatcccaagtttataagcctttatttgaatgtcaatttcactattaagctaaacaaatgaaaatgaccatacagtcttttcatAACTGATGGCTCCatctacctcgtaaggaataaatgtatgttaatttgcAACATAGTTTTACCTCTATTATCTTCTCCACTTATCATCACATTGAACTGGTCAAGGctcatcacattttttttcttttgtttcttagATCCTGCTTTAGTATTTTGTTCTGATGACTTCTTTTCGAGTTCTGCTTCCTTCTTGGACTGTTTGTATACATCTTTTTTCTCTTCAAAGTCAAGTTTTGATAAGAGTATTGCCTGGAATTGTACATTagtaatattgtttaaaaaattgacCCATGAATTTATCATGTAAGAAATCAACTAACTGtagtcaaattaataattaataaacaattatagTATCAATAGTTTAACAACATTATCAGGGTTGCAATTGCTACCACATCTTGCATGGCACATGCAAACTGACTGAACCAAAAATCTTTATCCATactccatactaatattatagagaAAACAATTGTATTTGTTTGCAATTAATAAACTCAAGAACAGCCTAAGTATTGTAAAAAGCAGCTGCCACTGTAGGGTGACCTTGTCTAACCTTTACTCCCTCAACAAACCCCAAAATCTCCCAAAAACTTGACCAATTTTCAAAGAGACTACTTTTTACTGGGAATTGCTATGATAGCCCCAAGGAGTActttatgtagatatataattgtttataaaaattgaatttgaatgaagACAAAAAATCatgttgtttttaattgaatagTTTAATTGATTGAGCACCTGCTGTAACTCTGATTCAAAGTTGCCATCAACCAGCTGCTCATCCTTCTGTTTCCAAGTCTCCCACTGCTCAGATGAAGCAGAATTCTGTTtggtcttctttttcttccctgcagactatttaattatttattttattattcaatatttaaaaaactacagaaaaatttataaagtttgaatatttacttaaatttgtATTGAGAACATGATAATGGATCTAATTTACTTAGCTTTATGacaagaaaacattttttattttgtctatttttgtattacttttaaaaatttttatgtaaataggtACCAGAAGAAACAGAATGAACACAAACTAAAGAAAGCTTTGTACAAGGCACTACTTATTCCTTAAGAAATTTCTTCGAGTAATacaggaaaatatttttaatattgtttatttattacaacaattacatatttcaaagcattttacattttcaaacCAACAGACTATCATCAtttactatatattttactatatcaTTAAGTATACTCTTTGTctatatcattaagtcaaagatagcaaaagtatgaaaaaaattatttcatacaatCAACAAAAGATAGTTTCTTAGGAGAGTTTTGGTAGcctaaatattctttatttggtCTCCACTACTGGAGTCTCAAATCTTACTTAATGtgaagaaattattataagaagCATGAAAAGTGAGAAGTAGATTTATATgcaaaagaacaaaaaaattttaattgctaAACTAAAGGAAAGCTCCTAAAGGAGTTAGTTACTTTGCtaatcaagaaaataaaattgaagtttgatcaaagtaataataaatggcAGGCAAAAGCCAAGAAAAACCAGATAATAACAAACATAGATAATCAGTTTTTCAACATTTGCAGAcagtttttcaataaattataattaaactttatctCATGCATATACCAATAAATTaacatcattatattttttaaacttcctAAAAAGAAAGCTCTTAAAAGGGTCATGTAGAgctttgaaatataatttgatattgACTCAAAACTAAATTCTCAATGAATCAGAGAACTTtagaatgagaaaaaaaatacctgtGGTTTGGTATTTTGAGGTTTAATTTTCTTGGCAGGTTCAGGCTTTTTGGCAGTATTTGTTTTcgctttttttgttttttggttGTCATTACATGTAGGATTATCGTCATCTTCAATTTTCAATCCGGCAAAACGAGATTGAACCACCAAAGCAGCCATTTTCGTATCGTGTTACTAAACAAAGTGATGAGTATtcagttaattatattttatttcataaatatgttACATGGTCCcctatctttattttttatagcgCATGTAAGTACTTAGTTATTAAAGGTTTAGAATCGAGATAATCAAACTATGAGCAATGTAAATAAACAGTAGGTACCTGAGATTCTTTCTCGTAACTACCATAATACAAGAGACAAAACAATTGTATATTCTTAAGTAATTTGCGGTAGAATTAGAATAATCATACACacctgtttaatttaaaattttactgtttaaaatttacttgGAAGTAGTTTTGGcagtaaattgttttgttactttattcaGAAGAGAAAAACAGCCGCAGAGAAAAGGTATGCAACAAGACAGTTAAATTATAGGGTTGcaagtttttatgaaaaagtcATTGACATGAATTATTGCCATTCGCAAAAAAGTGCTACTAAAGACCAGTGGATTCttccaagaaaaaaaaagaaaaaattgcaTTGACAATCATGGTCAAGCCTGACATATCTTGTGGCGGGAAGGAATTCcttgtttacttttttaactACAGCTTAACACAGCTATCTGCACAGTTAGTTTCcaaatagaaattattattttcatagtaaattaataagaaagaaagaaaataaactataaacaaattgaatactaaatacaacaataacaaCACTACAGTTCACACTCACTCTGAATTCTATAGTGTGTATGTTAAATTGTGATTTGGGTTACATATAAAATGAAGTTACAATGTCAAATCGAAATTATAAACAGACaacacattaatttaaatattaaatgtacgggaaagtatttaaaatcaaCTTTAGCTCTTGGCAAAGAACCTAAATGTAATGACTATTTTATCATTCATTTTTCATCAGTTAATAAAACTGGAATAAAATACaggattaaaaatataaaacaagtatTTGTTAAGTGTTTAAATGAAGGAAAAGCTACAATAAGATTTGAAGAACCACCACATgacttatgtataaaatgtgaAACAATACAACTGAAATGTTTTATGAGATTGTTAAAATGTTGTATTACTGGTGACACTAAAAATATTCAGCTGTCTTCTCTTTCAAATTTAAGTGTAACATCTAAAGATAATGCTCCTACCAAGTTAGTTATTCATGATAGAAGTGAATTTCCTTCCAAAGGATTTCCTCGGACTTTACTGAACCTTTACATGTCTGGTCTTAAATTATGTAACTTCCGGAGGGATATACTACTGCTAAGACAGCTTGTTGTACTTGATTTGAGCAACAACGAGATAGAAAAGATACCTCCTGAATTTggtaacattttaaatatttttttcattatatttaaaattaactgtTCATGTTATTAAGAATTAGTCTaaacaattgtttattttcaggCAGGATGCCCAATCTACGTGAACTGAATTTGTCAAATAATCAACTTGGTGTAAGGCAAGAGGTTGACTGGAGATGGTTATTAGGGCCAGAAGTAAGTAACATGCGGGCATAAcacacctttattttatctcggatctaccttatttatatatagcaTAAAGCAACATGAGAGTTTAAAATAAGCCagctgtataaaatattttttgtcatatgTCTAAGTGTTATagtatactagcgacccgccccggcttcgcacgggtgcaaaattataaatgttattatacataaaaaccttcctcttgaatcactctacctgttacaaaaaaacgcatcaaaatccgttgcgtaattttaaagatttaagcatacagacaaacaggcTAAAAttgcgactttgttttatactatgtagtgattgtTGTTACAGTATGTCTCACAATATGGATTCTGTCTCTTCTTGTGCCTCTCTTCTCCAGAGATGCACCAAACAGAATCCTGTGGAAATGTTTAAAATCCTATGCCACAAGGCACTCTGAATTGGAAGTACAACAACCTATTGTCTTACATTGTATAAGCAATTCAGATTAAAtgacttattatatatatatatatatatatacatatataaatgtgTTCAATCTAGAAAAGAAGGATTAATAAGTATCAATATTTGGAAATTGAAGTCATTtcatgtcagtcagtcagtcatgaAAATTCAGTTTAGTTTGTTCTGTTACTTCTACAACACTTGGGCTTTGGTAGCAGTAGTAGatcttattataacttaaGTTAAAGTTATTGATTGATATACCTATgccttgtattttattttgaaagttaatctatttcttctttttacatcaaatcaaaataagaattttattttatttattatcatattatGAATTATAGAATggttgttaatttttttttagctcACCAAAGTCTTGAAGCTTCTAGATCTTTCTggaaataagttaaataatttaccaaAAGCTATTTGGAAGCTGCATAAATTAGTCACATTAAAATTAGATgacaatatgttaaaaaagcTACCTTCTACTTTAGGACGCATAAGCACCCTCAGGTAAATAagtcaatatttattctttaattgttgcccgcgacttcgtttgcCGTGGAATGAGATCTGTGTAACTTAGTCAAAAGCTGACCTATAAGAGGGATGGaggttaaatttttatataccagtttttaagttaaaacatGACAAAGTTTTCGCGTGATGtgagtcttcttcctcctggcttttagtcccggttgcaacctcacctctctggaaaggagccagggtatgcctttgaccatggattggggagccaggtttttacacaaagcgactcccatctgacctccacaaccttggcagataaacctaacccatttggatccatggttacacatccagttgcctgaatggcAGGTTtccacgatgttttccctcaccgtaagagcatcggttaatattcaaacaaatgtacataactttgaaaatagacattggtacatggccgaggtgggctTTAAACTTGTGCATTTTTGCGGATcgcgcattttaaccgggcaccttactgACTCGACTAACGACGCTCTTTCGCGTGATATGAGTGACAGacagaaattctaaaaatcatATTTGACTTGGAATGGCTACTTAGATATATCGATTTTTCGACAATATCCTTAAAGTACAGACATCATCAGTTAGGTACTATTGTATTATACATACTTTATGTATGGATATAGATTTTCTGCATCTACTGTAATAATTCACAAAATCTTTCAAAACATCATAGCATTTTGTCTtgattatttcttataaaacatGCGCGTGACAGGGGATAGCGAGCAGACGGcaggctaccaacctgtcaatatttgattctcaagactgttggctctgtctaccccgcaagggataaagacgtgattatatgtatgtatgttatctgtAATCTAGTTTCTTCATGCATCTTAAAGTTCTCTGAGGAAAGCTTCATGATAGATTGAGCTTCTTTTTAGAAAGATTTcgttgattttaaaaaacttaattgatATATTGATACATCACATAATCAATCATCAAACATGGGAATAATAttgtatctatttaatttcagATATCTTACAATTTCCAAGAACTCCCTTGGTTCTCTGCCATGCAGCTTGATGCAATGTCGTCTGGAATACATTGACCTATCTACTAAcaaattccatcatgaagacAATACTCCTCAGTGGAACAAGCATACTCCTTGGGAATATTACATTGGCAGTTTAGTTAATCTTGCTTCTAAAAATGTactgaaaaacaaaatgttctaTGCACCCAACATCATTCCTTGGACCTTAGTCAATTTCTTAGATAACGCAAATATGTGCGTATGCGGAAGTCCTGTAGTGAATGACATGTTTCACATGGATAAGGAATATGAACTCAAAGACTTTTTTAGAGTTGTAGTGTTTGACAACAATAGAAACAGCTCAGTCGATTTTGAATGCTATTTTTGTTCTCCGAAGTGTTTTAATAGgtagtttataattatatttatttttatatgattttgcttaatgatatttatgaattaacaaataaaataagttatgaaatataaaatatttttattatactatcATATGAAAGTACTGTATGTGTAATGTACATGATAGAATTAGTTAAGGCCCTCCAGTTGCCAATTGAAATCTTGAATAAC from Amyelois transitella isolate CPQ chromosome 16, ilAmyTran1.1, whole genome shotgun sequence carries:
- the LOC106129638 gene encoding leucine-rich repeat protein 1, translating into MKLQCQIEIINRQHINLNIKCTGKYLKSTLALGKEPKCNDYFIIHFSSVNKTGIKYRIKNIKQVFVKCLNEGKATIRFEEPPHDLCIKCETIQLKCFMRLLKCCITGDTKNIQLSSLSNLSVTSKDNAPTKLVIHDRSEFPSKGFPRTLLNLYMSGLKLCNFRRDILLLRQLVVLDLSNNEIEKIPPEFGRMPNLRELNLSNNQLGVRQEVDWRWLLGPELTKVLKLLDLSGNKLNNLPKAIWKLHKLVTLKLDDNMLKKLPSTLGRISTLRYLTISKNSLGSLPCSLMQCRLEYIDLSTNKFHHEDNTPQWNKHTPWEYYIGSLVNLASKNVLKNKMFYAPNIIPWTLVNFLDNANMCVCGSPVVNDMFHMDKEYELKDFFRVVVFDNNRNSSVDFECYFCSPKCFNR
- the LOC106129613 gene encoding G kinase-anchoring protein 1, with the translated sequence MAALVVQSRFAGLKIEDDDNPTCNDNQKTKKAKTNTAKKPEPAKKIKPQNTKPQSAGKKKKTKQNSASSEQWETWKQKDEQLVDGNFESELQQAILLSKLDFEEKKDVYKQSKKEAELEKKSSEQNTKAGSKKQKKKNVMSLDQFNVMISGEDNRVNHEEDPDEDPKSKSPDKDTEFFKRVTDDAKTELIKDKVYDRIRTRLAVPDEVITRVQFADALEKKDKEISALKQEVDSLKKELNTVRSRNRKLCNILGQGEMKDKAEVLVEVERLRAVQSELTAELATLHTELEKERSKNTDPRAKDKKNSTKKKNIRFDVSSEAILCKESSSGTA